A region from the Streptomyces lydicus genome encodes:
- the rpsI gene encoding 30S ribosomal protein S9 has translation MAETTPETVIENDDVVEEYTTETEVVESEYTSESLASRFGDPQPAAGLGRRKNAIARVRIVPGTGQWKINGRTLEGYFPNKVHQQEVNEPFKVLELDNRYDVVARISGGGISGQAGALRLGVARALNEADVDNNRGALKKAGFLKRDERAVERKKAGLKKARKAPQYSKR, from the coding sequence GTGGCCGAGACCACTCCCGAGACCGTCATCGAGAACGACGACGTCGTCGAGGAATACACCACTGAGACCGAGGTCGTGGAGTCGGAGTACACCTCCGAGTCCCTCGCCTCCCGCTTCGGCGACCCGCAGCCGGCTGCCGGCCTGGGCCGTCGCAAGAACGCCATTGCCCGCGTCCGGATCGTTCCGGGCACCGGCCAGTGGAAGATCAACGGTCGCACCCTTGAGGGCTACTTCCCCAACAAGGTGCACCAGCAGGAAGTCAACGAGCCCTTCAAGGTGCTCGAGCTCGACAACCGCTACGACGTGGTCGCCCGCATCTCCGGCGGCGGCATCTCCGGCCAGGCCGGTGCGCTGCGCCTGGGCGTGGCCCGTGCGCTGAACGAGGCGGACGTCGACAACAACCGCGGCGCGCTGAAGAAGGCCGGGTTCCTCAAGCGTGACGAGCGTGCGGTCGAGCGCAAGAAGGCCGGTCTGAAGAAGGCCCGTAAGGCGCCGCAGTACAGCAAGCGCTAA
- the glmM gene encoding phosphoglucosamine mutase produces MGRLFGTDGVRGVANADLTAELALGLSVAAAHVLAEEASGRSPVLQGRRSGDGRAFEGHRPVAVVGRDPRASGEFLEAAVVAGLASAGVDVLRVGVLPTPAVAYLTGSLGADLGVMLSASHNPMPDNGIKFFARGGHKLADELEDRIEKTYRAHSSGEPWERPTGAGVGRVTVYDEGFDNYVAHLVGVLPNRLDGLKIVIDGAHGAAARVSPEAFARAGAEVITIGTDPDGLNINEGCGSTHLQLLRAAVVEHGADLGVAHDGDADRCLAVDREGNEVDGDQILAVLALGMREAGMLRKNTVVATVMSNLGFKLAMEREGIDLVQTAVGDRYVLEEMKAHGFALGGEQSGHVIVLDHATTGDGTLTGLMLGARVAATGRPLADLVGVMERLPQILINVPDVDKSRVTTSPELTAAVAEAERELGATGRVLLRPSGTEPLVRVMVEAADIEQARSVAERLADAVKSALG; encoded by the coding sequence GTGGGACGACTCTTCGGCACGGACGGTGTGCGCGGTGTCGCCAATGCGGATCTGACGGCGGAGCTGGCGCTCGGTCTGTCGGTCGCTGCGGCGCATGTGCTCGCGGAGGAGGCGTCGGGGCGAAGCCCCGTCCTGCAGGGGCGGCGGTCGGGCGACGGGCGGGCGTTCGAAGGTCACCGGCCGGTGGCGGTGGTCGGCCGTGATCCACGGGCATCCGGGGAGTTCCTGGAGGCCGCGGTCGTCGCGGGCCTGGCCAGCGCCGGTGTGGACGTGCTGCGGGTGGGGGTGCTCCCGACCCCGGCGGTCGCCTATCTGACCGGCTCGCTCGGTGCGGACCTCGGTGTGATGCTCTCCGCCAGTCACAACCCGATGCCCGACAACGGCATCAAGTTCTTCGCCCGCGGCGGTCACAAGCTCGCCGACGAGCTGGAGGACCGGATCGAGAAGACCTACCGCGCCCACAGCTCCGGTGAGCCCTGGGAACGGCCGACCGGCGCCGGCGTGGGCCGGGTCACCGTCTATGACGAGGGCTTCGACAACTACGTCGCGCACCTCGTCGGCGTGCTGCCCAACCGCCTGGACGGGCTGAAGATCGTCATCGACGGTGCGCACGGTGCGGCGGCGCGGGTCTCGCCCGAGGCCTTCGCGCGGGCCGGCGCCGAGGTCATCACGATCGGCACCGACCCCGACGGCCTGAACATCAACGAAGGCTGTGGCTCCACCCACCTCCAGCTGCTGCGGGCGGCCGTCGTCGAGCACGGCGCCGACCTGGGTGTCGCGCACGACGGCGACGCGGACCGCTGCCTGGCCGTGGACCGCGAGGGCAACGAGGTCGACGGCGACCAGATCCTGGCCGTGCTGGCGCTCGGGATGCGCGAGGCGGGGATGCTGCGCAAGAACACCGTCGTCGCCACCGTGATGTCCAACCTGGGCTTCAAGCTCGCCATGGAGCGCGAGGGCATCGACCTCGTCCAGACCGCGGTCGGCGACCGTTACGTCCTGGAGGAGATGAAGGCGCACGGCTTCGCGCTGGGCGGCGAGCAGTCCGGGCATGTGATCGTGCTGGACCACGCGACGACCGGCGACGGCACGCTGACCGGTCTGATGCTGGGTGCCCGGGTCGCCGCGACCGGCCGGCCGCTGGCCGACCTGGTGGGCGTCATGGAGCGGCTGCCGCAGATCCTCATCAACGTCCCCGACGTCGACAAGTCGCGGGTGACCACCTCCCCCGAGCTGACCGCCGCGGTCGCCGAGGCGGAGCGGGAGCTGGGCGCCACCGGCCGGGTGCTGCTGCGCCCGTCCGGCACGGAGCCGCTGGTGCGGGTGATGGTGGAGGCCGCGGACATCGAGCAGGCGCGGTCGGTGGCCGAGCGGCTGGCCGACGCGGTCAAGTCGGCGCTGGGCTAG
- a CDS encoding putative T7SS-secreted protein: MTEELGETKDPKGLIPGDVGAIEGVARALKKQSGKFETVAQGLGAVRISGWNGAASDQFWEKLSGEKKNWLYASDALSDAAAAVSRYATALSAAQGKAREAIELWDGGNESHAQLILKTARQNVRDEADSAAGKLEDAAGGDSDAPSWLQRAGKTAEQQKESGKVSVSIRDLYESNPLTDKPRSKNKRFGAAGPEDPNAKKPRASEVKLWERKAEASAWGKEAETESQFGDDGKASGKAGLKLLGAEGTAAASVTDGKLQAAASGKAYLAQASAEGGVEYGPAALKGEASGFVGAEATANASVGKDGVHAGAEAFAGAKATASGHADVGGIGAGATAEGWAGAGAAAHADAGMKDGKFVVGADVGVGLGLGGKVGFQVEVDPEKVVDTVSDIGDKVGDGLDAMGDGLESINPFG, from the coding sequence ATGACGGAAGAGCTGGGCGAAACCAAAGACCCCAAAGGGCTCATACCTGGCGACGTGGGGGCCATCGAGGGTGTCGCGCGGGCGCTCAAGAAACAATCCGGAAAATTCGAGACCGTCGCACAGGGGCTGGGCGCCGTACGAATATCCGGCTGGAACGGTGCGGCCAGCGACCAGTTCTGGGAAAAGCTTTCCGGTGAGAAGAAGAACTGGCTCTACGCTTCGGATGCGCTGTCCGACGCAGCCGCGGCAGTCAGTAGGTACGCCACGGCGTTGAGCGCGGCGCAGGGGAAGGCGCGGGAGGCAATCGAGCTGTGGGACGGCGGCAATGAAAGCCATGCCCAGCTGATTTTGAAAACCGCGCGACAGAATGTGCGGGACGAAGCTGACTCGGCGGCGGGGAAGCTGGAGGACGCGGCCGGCGGCGATTCCGATGCGCCGTCCTGGCTGCAAAGGGCAGGCAAGACTGCCGAACAGCAAAAGGAATCGGGGAAGGTCAGCGTCAGCATTAGGGACCTCTACGAATCCAACCCGCTGACCGATAAGCCGAGAAGTAAGAATAAGCGCTTCGGCGCGGCGGGCCCCGAGGATCCCAATGCGAAAAAACCCCGAGCTTCCGAGGTCAAGCTGTGGGAGCGGAAGGCTGAGGCAAGCGCCTGGGGGAAGGAGGCCGAAACCGAGTCTCAGTTCGGAGACGATGGAAAGGCCTCCGGGAAAGCCGGACTCAAACTTCTTGGGGCGGAGGGCACGGCGGCTGCGTCCGTGACCGACGGCAAACTCCAGGCCGCGGCCAGCGGTAAGGCGTACCTCGCGCAGGCATCCGCGGAGGGCGGCGTCGAGTATGGCCCCGCCGCGCTCAAGGGGGAGGCTTCGGGATTCGTCGGGGCTGAAGCGACGGCGAATGCATCCGTGGGCAAGGATGGAGTGCATGCTGGCGCTGAGGCTTTCGCGGGCGCCAAGGCGACTGCGAGCGGCCACGCGGACGTGGGCGGTATCGGGGCTGGTGCCACCGCGGAAGGGTGGGCCGGAGCCGGAGCTGCGGCCCATGCGGATGCCGGCATGAAGGATGGGAAGTTCGTCGTCGGCGCCGATGTGGGCGTCGGGCTCGGGCTCGGGGGCAAGGTCGGCTTCCAGGTCGAGGTCGATCCCGAAAAGGTCGTGGACACGGTCAGTGACATAGGTGACAAAGTGGGGGACGGTCTCGACGCAATGGGCGACGGACTGGAGTCCATCAACCCCTTCGGATGA
- a CDS encoding DUF389 domain-containing protein — protein MLHLRLIVPGSRTDDVLRLLETTVGVTHLVVLNGAARDPRGDVVMCDVAREAGDGLLAQLREMDLDEHGSIAVENIDLSLSHRADRAEDQAPGEGADAVLWESLTDATHEESTLSVTYLAFLTLATMIAACGVVLDNAILIVGAMAVGPEFGPLAGICTALVRRAPRLAWRSTLALVVGFAVAMALTVGFSLFMDAVGLFHAEDLDAARPNTNFIYRPDWFSFVVAVLAGIAGVLSLTSAKSGALVGVAISVTTVPAAANAAVALSYGQYGQARGSSEQLLLNLAGIVLAGVATLLTQKALWAGQRRQKG, from the coding sequence GTGCTGCATCTACGCCTGATCGTCCCCGGCAGCCGCACGGACGACGTCCTCCGGCTGCTGGAGACGACCGTCGGAGTGACCCATCTGGTGGTGCTCAACGGAGCGGCCCGCGATCCGCGGGGCGACGTGGTGATGTGCGATGTCGCACGGGAGGCCGGTGACGGGCTGCTGGCCCAGCTCCGGGAGATGGACCTGGACGAACACGGCTCGATCGCGGTCGAGAACATCGACCTGTCGCTGTCCCACCGGGCAGACCGGGCCGAGGATCAGGCGCCCGGCGAGGGAGCCGACGCTGTCCTGTGGGAGTCGCTGACCGATGCGACCCACGAGGAATCCACGCTCTCCGTCACCTACCTGGCGTTCCTGACGCTCGCCACGATGATCGCGGCCTGTGGCGTGGTCCTGGACAACGCGATCCTGATCGTGGGCGCGATGGCAGTCGGGCCGGAGTTCGGTCCGCTGGCCGGTATCTGTACGGCGCTGGTGCGGCGGGCACCCCGGCTGGCCTGGCGCTCCACGCTGGCACTGGTCGTCGGCTTCGCGGTGGCGATGGCGCTGACGGTCGGCTTCAGCCTCTTCATGGATGCGGTCGGCCTCTTCCACGCCGAGGACCTGGACGCCGCGCGCCCGAACACCAACTTCATCTACCGGCCCGACTGGTTCTCGTTCGTCGTCGCCGTGCTCGCCGGCATCGCCGGGGTGCTGTCACTGACGTCCGCGAAATCGGGCGCCCTGGTCGGCGTGGCGATCTCCGTCACCACCGTCCCGGCCGCCGCCAACGCCGCTGTCGCCCTCAGCTACGGGCAGTACGGCCAGGCCCGCGGCTCGTCGGAACAGCTGCTGCTCAACCTCGCCGGGATCGTACTGGCGGGCGTGGCCACCCTCCTGACGCAGAAGGCGCTGTGGGCCGGGCAGCGGCGGCAAAAGGGGTAA